AGTTGTAACGGGCATAATTTATTTTACTGTTCCCTTTGTTGCTGAACAGCGGCAATTTACACCTCATTCCGTTTGGGGAGAGTTGTTGCTTGCGGACCGTTCGTATGATGGGATAACTGCTTCTTTGCCTGCATTTCATGTAATCTGGGCTTTCATCGCCGCACGATATTTTGCACGCAGTTTCAGAAAAATTAAATGGTTCTGGTTATTTCTTGCCATACTTATTTCAATCAGTTGCATTACAACAGGTAATCATTCTGTACTTGATGTATTTGCCGGAGTAGCAATGTATCTGGCTGTTCTTTACCGGGTTGACATCTGGAATTTCATTCGTTCACAATCTGAACATCTTGCTAACAGCTGGAAAGAATGGAGATGGGGACCGATACGACTTATTAATCACGGCTTCTATGCAGGTGCCGCCGGATTTGTGGGAGCGCTTATAGCCGGCTCTTTTATGAGTACCTATTATGGATTTATCATTTTCTTATTATGTACAATGGCAATTGTTGGTGCAGGACTTTGGGCACAACTGGTGGAAGGTTCTCCCAAATTACAAAGACCGTACGGATATTATGGGAGTGTAATCGGAGTTCTTACCGGATGCATATTGGTTGCGATCTTTTTTTCTGTTAATTTCTATATACTGTTTGCTGCATTTGCCGTTGCTGCTCCCTGGGTACAGATATTGGGCCGTTTGCGATGTCTTATTCAGGGCTGTTGTCATGGGAAACCCTCTGATGAATCGATTGGCATTCATTTTACACAGCCATATTCCAGAGTAAATAAGATTTCAGGATTAAGAGGTGCTGCCTTGCATCCTACTCAACTATACTCTATCGGGACAAATCTTATTACCGGTTTGATACTATTCAGGTTGTTAAGTCTTGAAATGCCGGCCTCTTTCATCATAGGCATGTATTTCATATTAAACGGGCTGGGACGATTTGTGGAAGAGTCTTTTCGGGGAGAAGCACAAACCCCTTACTGGGCGGGAATGAGAATATATCAATGGATAGCAATGGGAGCCGTTCTTTTTGGAATGATTATGACCCCGATTTCAGATGTAAAAATGCCGGTTTCCGACATCACATTGGAAACAGTAGGTTGGGCAATAGTATTAGGTGTCATCGCAATTATTGCTTACGGGGTTGATTTCCCCTCCTCAAACCGTCGTTTTGCACGATTAACCAGTGCTTAAACTCGACATCATCATAACCAGCCGAGAACTTTATAAAATCAGAATTGTTCTTATAGAAATATGAATGTCGGGGAAAGAGATTAAATCATGATTTTGAAACATAAACTTTTATCAATATGGAAAAATCGAAAAACTTTACGCATGTATATGGATATATAGTTTGCATCATCTCTGTGATCGTATTTCTAAGTTGCGTAACCTCACTAGTAAATGCAGTGATGAACCGGATGAATCCATTACTCTCAACTTATGATTCGCAAAACCTGGCTTCATTCGAGGCTTATAAGCTGGAACAGACTAAATCCTTCAACGCCAGGGAAGGTGAACAAAAGAAAGAAATGCCTAACGATCAAGAATTAAGAAGGATATATGACAGCTTAAGGCAGGAAAAAATTGACCGCGTGAATTTTGATTCCAATAAATCA
The Bacteroides sedimenti genome window above contains:
- a CDS encoding prolipoprotein diacylglyceryl transferase family protein produces the protein MEKVKNWFGKVMFGMLFIIVIPSTLIIWSEYTTNLIQITVPVNRPGGYLLSAIGVLMVVAGMAHLWFFGKGLPMNAFPPKLFVKKGIYAFTSHPIYAGAILLSFGISSIAESASGFWLVSPLFTLMVIDYTVGFENERTIRIFGYQEYKPFLSLPTNSEKAPLIKERFAVYILVYLPWILMYEAFIIPGVPKDAIDTSLNFEKEWPVFEFTTFFYLSVYLFTILVPLVIRKKNDLRSFEIDVWFATVVTGIIYFTVPFVAEQRQFTPHSVWGELLLADRSYDGITASLPAFHVIWAFIAARYFARSFRKIKWFWLFLAILISISCITTGNHSVLDVFAGVAMYLAVLYRVDIWNFIRSQSEHLANSWKEWRWGPIRLINHGFYAGAAGFVGALIAGSFMSTYYGFIIFLLCTMAIVGAGLWAQLVEGSPKLQRPYGYYGSVIGVLTGCILVAIFFSVNFYILFAAFAVAAPWVQILGRLRCLIQGCCHGKPSDESIGIHFTQPYSRVNKISGLRGAALHPTQLYSIGTNLITGLILFRLLSLEMPASFIIGMYFILNGLGRFVEESFRGEAQTPYWAGMRIYQWIAMGAVLFGMIMTPISDVKMPVSDITLETVGWAIVLGVIAIIAYGVDFPSSNRRFARLTSA